In Prunus dulcis chromosome 2, ALMONDv2, whole genome shotgun sequence, a single genomic region encodes these proteins:
- the LOC117619907 gene encoding uncharacterized protein LOC117619907 isoform X3, giving the protein MAKKSQKRSVRFEKDQLGCMSGFISIFDFRHGRPTWKLISDRRHGSKHVVGTGLSRNQFEMLSNLDKNFQGTLDGDVSTTAIVTADACKPSVKKLMEEEMSIEQDTKKEISNDEAETKQSDSSQIRKDHKKPKKTRKKSRDMDTHNLNASENSESVCSCNQNPEQKTRSNFGIDEIREEVRCQIHQKYINCANHDVNGEAPAKSNYKHSDFEELCVAIKEFMNQKFTDGKHLTEDQKIHHFRELMDALEVLSSDEELFLKLLRDPNSLLAKYVQNLQDAQIEKDEESQSFAESKLSEQKLGDLKQPEELVIRKHRYFFRRKIKPQERNPTKANENSEASKRIVILKPGPPGLRNPETENSPSPESHYIARNKGTTERVGSHFFLSEIKRKFKNAMGKQQHGASTVGISNRLPYKRQSLEDSDRGVGKEKAGSSPGKEHFYMERIAKPSSGIKRVDKTGKVKESEISLEHENHGILDQRVSNIYIEAKKHLSEMLSNGDEVVDISRRQFPKTLGRILSLPDYNISPFGSPGRDLENGFVTAHMRLSAYDKVWKANENTWSPKQEKNASPLSHVAPNLESLPSVSDSNPDYKVQPPNSIPSNSDNLVHDNEVEETHPTIVDEMNPEAQEEEIIVDVPSEPSGSSIARDDETGDMPEISDDKRYSECSRQESNDENPVQSSSLASPSSSSTTKHFEDLERAIDIAERPSPVSVLEPLFTDDDISPAKTISRRVELPIQPLQIQFEDHDPSATEQTNNAKTCTEDKEVIFDFVKSVMQAYGFNWDDICVKWLSSDQLIEPSLCDEVELFPNQLCYDQNLLFDCINEVLVEVCGRCYGCFPWVSSVKPSIRLVPDMKTAIHEVWTGVYWHLLPLPLPHTLDQIVTKDMSRTGTWMDLRFDTETIGVDMGEAILQELMEDTILSYVDGSPKSENALALAESNEKDSILNL; this is encoded by the exons ATGGCAAAGAAGTCCCAGAAACGCTCTGTGCGATTTGAAAAAGATCAATTAGGCTGCATGTCGGGTTTTATCAGTATATTTGACTTCCGGCACGGTCGCCCCACCTGGAAGCTGATTTCTGATAGGAGGCATGGAAGTAAGCATGTTGTTG gtACTGGACTTTCAAGGAATCAGTTTGAGATGTTGAGTAATTTGGATAAAAACTTCCAAGGCACCCTT GACGGTGATGTGAGCACAACAGCAATAGTGACAGCCGATGCTTGTAAGCCTAGTGTGAAGAAACTcatggaagaagaaatgtCCATTGAGCAAGACACAAAAAAGGAGATAAGCAATGATGAAGCAGAAACTAAACAGTCTGACTCAAGCCAGATCAGAAAGGACCACAAGAAACCAAAGAAGACTCGCAAGAAAAGCCGTGACATGGACACCCATAATTTGAATGCTTCTGAGAACTCGGAATCTGTATGCTCTTGCAATCAGAATCCAGAGCAGAAAACTAGAAGTAATTTTGGCATAGATGAGATAAGGGAAGAGGTACGTTGCCAGATCCATCAGAAATATATTAATTGTGCAAATCATGATGTGAATGGTGAAGCTCCTGCAAAATCGAACTACAAGCATTCTGATTTTGAAGAGTTATGTGTGGCAATCAAGGAGTTCATGAATCAGAAGTTTACTGATGGGAAACATCTCACAGAAGATCAGAAAATCCACCACTTCAGAGAACTAATGGATGCACTTGAGGTCTTAAGTTCAGATGAAGAATTGTTTCTGAAACTTTTGCGAGATCCAAACTCACTGTTGGCAAAATATGTCCAAAACTTGCAGGATGCTCAGATAGAGAAAGATGAAGAATCCCAGTCCTTTGCAGAGTCTAAGTTGTCAGAACAGAAGCTTGGCGATTTAAAGCAACCTGAGGAGCTTGTCATCCGTAAACATCGTTACTTTTTCAGGAGAAAGATCAAGCCTCAGGAAAGAAACCCAACAAAGGCAAATGAGAATTCTGAAGCTTCAAAGAGAATTGTCATTCTGAAGCCTGGGCCTCCAGGCTTACGAAACCCTGAAACTGAAAATAGCCCATCCCCAGAATCCCATTACATTGCAAGGAATAAAGGGACAACTGAAAGAGTTGGTTCCCACTTTTTTCTCTCtgaaataaaaaggaaatttaagAATGCTATGGGAAAGCAACAGCATGGGGCATCTACTGTTGGAATTTCAAACAGATTGCCCTATAAACGTCAGAGTTTGGAAGATAGTGACAGAGGAGTTGGTAAAGAAAAAGCTGGAAGTTCTCCTGGTAAAGAGCACTTCTACATGGAAAGAATTGCTAAACCTTCCAGTGGTATCAAGAGGGTAGACAAGACTGGCAAAGTGAAAGAATCTGAAATAAGTTTGGAGCATGAAAATCATGGTATTCTGGATCAAAGGGTATCTAACATCTACATTGAAGCCAAAAAGCATCTCTCTGAGATGCTGAGCAATGGAGATGAAGTTGTAGATATTTCGAGACGACAGTTTCCTAAAACCTTGGGAAGGATTCTCTCCCTCCCCGATTACAACATTTCTCCTTTTGGCAGTCCTGGAAGGGACTTGGAGAATGGCTTTGTTACTGCACATATGAGATTATCCGCCTATGACAAAGTTTGGAAGGCCAATGAGAATACATGGTCTCCTAAGCAAGAGAAAAATGCCAGCCCTCTCAGTCATGTAGCACCCAACTTAGAGAGTCTGCCATCTGTTTCTGACAGCAACCCTGATTATAAAGTACAGCCTCCTAACTCAATACCAAGTAACTCAGATAATCTGGTTCATGATAATGAAGTAGAAGAAACCCATCCTACCATCGTAGATGAGATGAATCCTGAAG ctcaggaagaagaaattatcGTGGATGTTCCCTCTGAACCAAGTGGCTCTTCAATTGCCAGAGATGACGAAACCGGGGACATGCCTGAAATTTCTGATGATAAAAGATATTCTGAATGCTCAAGACAG GAATCAAATGACGAGAACCCAGTGCAATCTTCTTCATTAGCATCCCCTTCCAGCTCTTCAACCACCAAGCATTTTGAAGATTTAGAAAGGGCTATTGATATAGCAGAGCGGCCAAGCCCTGTTTCAGTTCTTGAGCCACTATTCACAGATGATGACATCAGCCCTGCAAAAACCATTTCTCGACGAG TAGAGCTGCCAATACAACCACTACAGATCCAATTTGAAGATCATGACCCTTCAGCCACAGAGCAAACTAATAATGCAAAAACTTGTACAGAAGACAAGGAagtaatatttgattttgtaaaATCAGTGATGCAAGCCTACGGCTTCAATTGGGATGACATCTGTGTGAAGTGGCTTTCTTCTGACCAACTTATTGAGCCGTCATTGTGTGATGAGGTAGAGCTTTTCCCTAACCAGCTTTGCTATGACCAGAATCTCCTTTTTGACTGTATTAATGAAGTTCTAGTGGAGGTTTGTGGGCGTTGTTATGGTTGCTTCCCTTGGGTGTCATCTGTGAAACCTAGCATAAGGCTAGTACCAGACATGAAAACTGCTATACATGAGGTCTGGACAGGAGTTTATTGGCATCTCCTTCCGCTTCCATTGCCTCATACTTTGGATCAAATTGTCACAAAAGACATGTCAAGAACTGGAACGTGGATGGACCTTCGATTTGATACTGAGACCATCGGTGTTGACATGGGTGAAGCCATTCTCCAAGAATTGATGGAAGATACCATATTAAGCTATGTAGATGGTAGTCCCAAAAGTGAAAATGCTTTAGCTTTGGCT
- the LOC117619907 gene encoding uncharacterized protein LOC117619907 isoform X2 → MAKKSQKRSVRFEKDQLGCMSGFISIFDFRHGRPTWKLISDRRHGSKHVVGTGLSRNQFEMLSNLDKNFQGTLDGDVSTTAIVTADACKPSVKKLMEEEMSIEQDTKKEISNDEAETKQSDSSQIRKDHKKPKKTRKKSRDMDTHNLNASENSESVCSCNQNPEQKTRSNFGIDEIREEVRCQIHQKYINCANHDVNGEAPAKSNYKHSDFEELCVAIKEFMNQKFTDGKHLTEDQKIHHFRELMDALEVLSSDEELFLKLLRDPNSLLAKYVQNLQDAQIEKDEESQSFAESKLSEQKLGDLKQPEELVIRKHRYFFRRKIKPQERNPTKANENSEASKRIVILKPGPPGLRNPETENSPSPESHYIARNKGTTERVGSHFFLSEIKRKFKNAMGKQQHGASTVGISNRLPYKRQSLEDSDRGVGKEKAGSSPGKEHFYMERIAKPSSGIKRVDKTGKVKESEISLEHENHGILDQRVSNIYIEAKKHLSEMLSNGDEVVDISRRQFPKTLGRILSLPDYNISPFGSPGRDLENGFVTAHMRLSAYDKVWKANENTWSPKQEKNASPLSHVAPNLESLPSVSDSNPDYKVQPPNSIPSNSDNLVHDNEVEETHPTIVDEMNPEEIEKEIEIVAQEEEIIVDVPSEPSGSSIARDDETGDMPEISDDKRYSECSRQESNDENPVQSSSLASPSSSSTTKHFEDLERAIDIAERPSPVSVLEPLFTDDDISPAKTISRRVELPIQPLQIQFEDHDPSATEQTNNAKTCTEDKEVIFDFVKSVMQAYGFNWDDICVKWLSSDQLIEPSLCDEVELFPNQLCYDQNLLFDCINEVLVEVCGRCYGCFPWVSSVKPSIRLVPDMKTAIHEVWTGVYWHLLPLPLPHTLDQIVTKDMSRTGTWMDLRFDTETIGVDMGEAILQELMEDTILSYVDGSPKSENALALAESNEKDSILNL, encoded by the exons ATGGCAAAGAAGTCCCAGAAACGCTCTGTGCGATTTGAAAAAGATCAATTAGGCTGCATGTCGGGTTTTATCAGTATATTTGACTTCCGGCACGGTCGCCCCACCTGGAAGCTGATTTCTGATAGGAGGCATGGAAGTAAGCATGTTGTTG gtACTGGACTTTCAAGGAATCAGTTTGAGATGTTGAGTAATTTGGATAAAAACTTCCAAGGCACCCTT GACGGTGATGTGAGCACAACAGCAATAGTGACAGCCGATGCTTGTAAGCCTAGTGTGAAGAAACTcatggaagaagaaatgtCCATTGAGCAAGACACAAAAAAGGAGATAAGCAATGATGAAGCAGAAACTAAACAGTCTGACTCAAGCCAGATCAGAAAGGACCACAAGAAACCAAAGAAGACTCGCAAGAAAAGCCGTGACATGGACACCCATAATTTGAATGCTTCTGAGAACTCGGAATCTGTATGCTCTTGCAATCAGAATCCAGAGCAGAAAACTAGAAGTAATTTTGGCATAGATGAGATAAGGGAAGAGGTACGTTGCCAGATCCATCAGAAATATATTAATTGTGCAAATCATGATGTGAATGGTGAAGCTCCTGCAAAATCGAACTACAAGCATTCTGATTTTGAAGAGTTATGTGTGGCAATCAAGGAGTTCATGAATCAGAAGTTTACTGATGGGAAACATCTCACAGAAGATCAGAAAATCCACCACTTCAGAGAACTAATGGATGCACTTGAGGTCTTAAGTTCAGATGAAGAATTGTTTCTGAAACTTTTGCGAGATCCAAACTCACTGTTGGCAAAATATGTCCAAAACTTGCAGGATGCTCAGATAGAGAAAGATGAAGAATCCCAGTCCTTTGCAGAGTCTAAGTTGTCAGAACAGAAGCTTGGCGATTTAAAGCAACCTGAGGAGCTTGTCATCCGTAAACATCGTTACTTTTTCAGGAGAAAGATCAAGCCTCAGGAAAGAAACCCAACAAAGGCAAATGAGAATTCTGAAGCTTCAAAGAGAATTGTCATTCTGAAGCCTGGGCCTCCAGGCTTACGAAACCCTGAAACTGAAAATAGCCCATCCCCAGAATCCCATTACATTGCAAGGAATAAAGGGACAACTGAAAGAGTTGGTTCCCACTTTTTTCTCTCtgaaataaaaaggaaatttaagAATGCTATGGGAAAGCAACAGCATGGGGCATCTACTGTTGGAATTTCAAACAGATTGCCCTATAAACGTCAGAGTTTGGAAGATAGTGACAGAGGAGTTGGTAAAGAAAAAGCTGGAAGTTCTCCTGGTAAAGAGCACTTCTACATGGAAAGAATTGCTAAACCTTCCAGTGGTATCAAGAGGGTAGACAAGACTGGCAAAGTGAAAGAATCTGAAATAAGTTTGGAGCATGAAAATCATGGTATTCTGGATCAAAGGGTATCTAACATCTACATTGAAGCCAAAAAGCATCTCTCTGAGATGCTGAGCAATGGAGATGAAGTTGTAGATATTTCGAGACGACAGTTTCCTAAAACCTTGGGAAGGATTCTCTCCCTCCCCGATTACAACATTTCTCCTTTTGGCAGTCCTGGAAGGGACTTGGAGAATGGCTTTGTTACTGCACATATGAGATTATCCGCCTATGACAAAGTTTGGAAGGCCAATGAGAATACATGGTCTCCTAAGCAAGAGAAAAATGCCAGCCCTCTCAGTCATGTAGCACCCAACTTAGAGAGTCTGCCATCTGTTTCTGACAGCAACCCTGATTATAAAGTACAGCCTCCTAACTCAATACCAAGTAACTCAGATAATCTGGTTCATGATAATGAAGTAGAAGAAACCCATCCTACCATCGTAGATGAGATGAATCCTGAAG agattgaaaaagaaattgaaattgtagctcaggaagaagaaattatcGTGGATGTTCCCTCTGAACCAAGTGGCTCTTCAATTGCCAGAGATGACGAAACCGGGGACATGCCTGAAATTTCTGATGATAAAAGATATTCTGAATGCTCAAGACAG GAATCAAATGACGAGAACCCAGTGCAATCTTCTTCATTAGCATCCCCTTCCAGCTCTTCAACCACCAAGCATTTTGAAGATTTAGAAAGGGCTATTGATATAGCAGAGCGGCCAAGCCCTGTTTCAGTTCTTGAGCCACTATTCACAGATGATGACATCAGCCCTGCAAAAACCATTTCTCGACGAG TAGAGCTGCCAATACAACCACTACAGATCCAATTTGAAGATCATGACCCTTCAGCCACAGAGCAAACTAATAATGCAAAAACTTGTACAGAAGACAAGGAagtaatatttgattttgtaaaATCAGTGATGCAAGCCTACGGCTTCAATTGGGATGACATCTGTGTGAAGTGGCTTTCTTCTGACCAACTTATTGAGCCGTCATTGTGTGATGAGGTAGAGCTTTTCCCTAACCAGCTTTGCTATGACCAGAATCTCCTTTTTGACTGTATTAATGAAGTTCTAGTGGAGGTTTGTGGGCGTTGTTATGGTTGCTTCCCTTGGGTGTCATCTGTGAAACCTAGCATAAGGCTAGTACCAGACATGAAAACTGCTATACATGAGGTCTGGACAGGAGTTTATTGGCATCTCCTTCCGCTTCCATTGCCTCATACTTTGGATCAAATTGTCACAAAAGACATGTCAAGAACTGGAACGTGGATGGACCTTCGATTTGATACTGAGACCATCGGTGTTGACATGGGTGAAGCCATTCTCCAAGAATTGATGGAAGATACCATATTAAGCTATGTAGATGGTAGTCCCAAAAGTGAAAATGCTTTAGCTTTGGCT
- the LOC117619907 gene encoding uncharacterized protein LOC117619907 isoform X1 has protein sequence MAKKSQKRSVRFEKDQLGCMSGFISIFDFRHGRPTWKLISDRRHGSKHVVGTGLSRNQFEMLSNLDKNFQGTLDGDVSTTAIVTADACKPSVKKLMEEEMSIEQDTKKEISNDEAETKQSDSSQIRKDHKKPKKTRKKSRDMDTHNLNASENSESVCSCNQNPEQKTRSNFGIDEIREEVRCQIHQKYINCANHDVNGEAPAKSNYKHSDFEELCVAIKEFMNQKFTDGKHLTEDQKIHHFRELMDALEVLSSDEELFLKLLRDPNSLLAKYVQNLQDAQIEKDEESQSFAESKLSEQKLGDLKQPEELVIRKHRYFFRRKIKPQERNPTKANENSEASKRIVILKPGPPGLRNPETENSPSPESHYIARNKGTTERVGSHFFLSEIKRKFKNAMGKQQHGASTVGISNRLPYKRQSLEDSDRGVGKEKAGSSPGKEHFYMERIAKPSSGIKRVDKTGKVKESEISLEHENHGILDQRVSNIYIEAKKHLSEMLSNGDEVVDISRRQFPKTLGRILSLPDYNISPFGSPGRDLENGFVTAHMRLSAYDKVWKANENTWSPKQEKNASPLSHVAPNLESLPSVSDSNPDYKVQPPNSIPSNSDNLVHDNEVEETHPTIVDEMNPEGDIEIEKEIEIVAQEEEIIVDVPSEPSGSSIARDDETGDMPEISDDKRYSECSRQESNDENPVQSSSLASPSSSSTTKHFEDLERAIDIAERPSPVSVLEPLFTDDDISPAKTISRRVELPIQPLQIQFEDHDPSATEQTNNAKTCTEDKEVIFDFVKSVMQAYGFNWDDICVKWLSSDQLIEPSLCDEVELFPNQLCYDQNLLFDCINEVLVEVCGRCYGCFPWVSSVKPSIRLVPDMKTAIHEVWTGVYWHLLPLPLPHTLDQIVTKDMSRTGTWMDLRFDTETIGVDMGEAILQELMEDTILSYVDGSPKSENALALAESNEKDSILNL, from the exons ATGGCAAAGAAGTCCCAGAAACGCTCTGTGCGATTTGAAAAAGATCAATTAGGCTGCATGTCGGGTTTTATCAGTATATTTGACTTCCGGCACGGTCGCCCCACCTGGAAGCTGATTTCTGATAGGAGGCATGGAAGTAAGCATGTTGTTG gtACTGGACTTTCAAGGAATCAGTTTGAGATGTTGAGTAATTTGGATAAAAACTTCCAAGGCACCCTT GACGGTGATGTGAGCACAACAGCAATAGTGACAGCCGATGCTTGTAAGCCTAGTGTGAAGAAACTcatggaagaagaaatgtCCATTGAGCAAGACACAAAAAAGGAGATAAGCAATGATGAAGCAGAAACTAAACAGTCTGACTCAAGCCAGATCAGAAAGGACCACAAGAAACCAAAGAAGACTCGCAAGAAAAGCCGTGACATGGACACCCATAATTTGAATGCTTCTGAGAACTCGGAATCTGTATGCTCTTGCAATCAGAATCCAGAGCAGAAAACTAGAAGTAATTTTGGCATAGATGAGATAAGGGAAGAGGTACGTTGCCAGATCCATCAGAAATATATTAATTGTGCAAATCATGATGTGAATGGTGAAGCTCCTGCAAAATCGAACTACAAGCATTCTGATTTTGAAGAGTTATGTGTGGCAATCAAGGAGTTCATGAATCAGAAGTTTACTGATGGGAAACATCTCACAGAAGATCAGAAAATCCACCACTTCAGAGAACTAATGGATGCACTTGAGGTCTTAAGTTCAGATGAAGAATTGTTTCTGAAACTTTTGCGAGATCCAAACTCACTGTTGGCAAAATATGTCCAAAACTTGCAGGATGCTCAGATAGAGAAAGATGAAGAATCCCAGTCCTTTGCAGAGTCTAAGTTGTCAGAACAGAAGCTTGGCGATTTAAAGCAACCTGAGGAGCTTGTCATCCGTAAACATCGTTACTTTTTCAGGAGAAAGATCAAGCCTCAGGAAAGAAACCCAACAAAGGCAAATGAGAATTCTGAAGCTTCAAAGAGAATTGTCATTCTGAAGCCTGGGCCTCCAGGCTTACGAAACCCTGAAACTGAAAATAGCCCATCCCCAGAATCCCATTACATTGCAAGGAATAAAGGGACAACTGAAAGAGTTGGTTCCCACTTTTTTCTCTCtgaaataaaaaggaaatttaagAATGCTATGGGAAAGCAACAGCATGGGGCATCTACTGTTGGAATTTCAAACAGATTGCCCTATAAACGTCAGAGTTTGGAAGATAGTGACAGAGGAGTTGGTAAAGAAAAAGCTGGAAGTTCTCCTGGTAAAGAGCACTTCTACATGGAAAGAATTGCTAAACCTTCCAGTGGTATCAAGAGGGTAGACAAGACTGGCAAAGTGAAAGAATCTGAAATAAGTTTGGAGCATGAAAATCATGGTATTCTGGATCAAAGGGTATCTAACATCTACATTGAAGCCAAAAAGCATCTCTCTGAGATGCTGAGCAATGGAGATGAAGTTGTAGATATTTCGAGACGACAGTTTCCTAAAACCTTGGGAAGGATTCTCTCCCTCCCCGATTACAACATTTCTCCTTTTGGCAGTCCTGGAAGGGACTTGGAGAATGGCTTTGTTACTGCACATATGAGATTATCCGCCTATGACAAAGTTTGGAAGGCCAATGAGAATACATGGTCTCCTAAGCAAGAGAAAAATGCCAGCCCTCTCAGTCATGTAGCACCCAACTTAGAGAGTCTGCCATCTGTTTCTGACAGCAACCCTGATTATAAAGTACAGCCTCCTAACTCAATACCAAGTAACTCAGATAATCTGGTTCATGATAATGAAGTAGAAGAAACCCATCCTACCATCGTAGATGAGATGAATCCTGAAG GTGATATAgagattgaaaaagaaattgaaattgtagctcaggaagaagaaattatcGTGGATGTTCCCTCTGAACCAAGTGGCTCTTCAATTGCCAGAGATGACGAAACCGGGGACATGCCTGAAATTTCTGATGATAAAAGATATTCTGAATGCTCAAGACAG GAATCAAATGACGAGAACCCAGTGCAATCTTCTTCATTAGCATCCCCTTCCAGCTCTTCAACCACCAAGCATTTTGAAGATTTAGAAAGGGCTATTGATATAGCAGAGCGGCCAAGCCCTGTTTCAGTTCTTGAGCCACTATTCACAGATGATGACATCAGCCCTGCAAAAACCATTTCTCGACGAG TAGAGCTGCCAATACAACCACTACAGATCCAATTTGAAGATCATGACCCTTCAGCCACAGAGCAAACTAATAATGCAAAAACTTGTACAGAAGACAAGGAagtaatatttgattttgtaaaATCAGTGATGCAAGCCTACGGCTTCAATTGGGATGACATCTGTGTGAAGTGGCTTTCTTCTGACCAACTTATTGAGCCGTCATTGTGTGATGAGGTAGAGCTTTTCCCTAACCAGCTTTGCTATGACCAGAATCTCCTTTTTGACTGTATTAATGAAGTTCTAGTGGAGGTTTGTGGGCGTTGTTATGGTTGCTTCCCTTGGGTGTCATCTGTGAAACCTAGCATAAGGCTAGTACCAGACATGAAAACTGCTATACATGAGGTCTGGACAGGAGTTTATTGGCATCTCCTTCCGCTTCCATTGCCTCATACTTTGGATCAAATTGTCACAAAAGACATGTCAAGAACTGGAACGTGGATGGACCTTCGATTTGATACTGAGACCATCGGTGTTGACATGGGTGAAGCCATTCTCCAAGAATTGATGGAAGATACCATATTAAGCTATGTAGATGGTAGTCCCAAAAGTGAAAATGCTTTAGCTTTGGCT
- the LOC117619909 gene encoding putative recombination initiation defects 3 isoform X1, with protein sequence MKLKINKACDLSSISVLPPHTRRPNAVPNGPQASQLRSQPSEQSFSQGFSSQHGMFSQLSQNSLSDVLTNDQRFGSQERENSVKKIACLPPISHAREESQMQISRSSTNFMRKWSSASGSDHRCQTSEEFEHRIGMMETSLNKFGMILDSVQSDVMQGNKGMKEVSMEMEAMRQKLAAQDNSLQLMSKRQEDFKASFDGGIKSMSEQLSKNNSQDKLQEMFLVLSALPVKIEIIEASLLKSQNKLHDSFVKEMQKMICSQNQNTSIQKCEISSILSPKGVAASRAIPQGKPQPIKSSAVPPKACVQAVVVPKTETGGWKTVKAEKATFSDSGFRKVQKPNRFTSIQKERECRVVIESDEEIDGAFSCLLDEKETDVDMAEEVKEETQRILRRARRRKRKLCNTIIIN encoded by the exons ATGAAGTTAAAGATCAACAAGGCCTGCGATCTCAGCTCCATCTCAGTCCTTCCTCCACACACAAG GAGGCCAAATGCTGTGCCAAATGGACCACAAGCATCGCAGCTTCGATCTCAACCATCAGAGCAGTCATTTTCTCAGGGATTCTCATCTCAGCATGGCATGTTTTCTCAGCTCTCTCAGAACTCTCTTAGTGACGTTCTGACCAATGATCAG AGGTTTGGCTCTCAAGAACGAGAGAATTCTGTGAAGAAGATTGCCTGCTTACCCCCAATTAGTCATGCACGTGAAGAGAGTCAAATGCAAATCTCAAGATCTTCCACCAACTTCATGCGCAAGTGGAGTTCTGCGTCTGGTTCAGATCATCGAT GTCAGACTAGTGAGGAATTTGAACACCGGATTGGAATGATGGAAACTTCATTGAATAAGTTTGGAATGATCTTGGATTCAGTCCAGAGTGATGTCATGCAAGGAAACAAAGGAATGAAGGAAGTATCTATGGAGA TGGAAGCGATGCGGCAGAAGTTGGCAGCTCAGGATAACTCATTGCAGTTAATG AGTAAGCGGCAAGAAGATTTCAAAGCTAGTTTTGATGGGGGCATCAAGTCTATGTCTGAACAACTGAGCAAAAATAACTCTCAAGACAAATTACAGGAGATGTTCTTGGTGCTTTCAGCCTTACCAGTAAAAATAGAAATCATAGAAGCATCTTTACTGAAATCACAGAATAAGCTGCATGACTCCTTCGTCAAGGAAATGCAG AAAATGATTTGCAGCCAGAATCAGAATACCTCCATCCAAAAATGTGAAATATCCTCTATACTTTCACCTAAG GGCGTTGCTGCCTCTCGTGCTATTCCACAAGGAAAGCCACAGCCTATTAAAAG CTCAGCTGTGCCTCCAAAGGCTTGTGTGCAAGCAGTTGTAGTTCCAAAGACAGAAACAGGGGGCTGGAAGACTGTTAAGGCGGAAAAAGCTACGTTTAGTGACAGCGGGTTCCGGAAAGTGCAAAAACCTAATAGATTTACTTCCATCCAAAAG GAAAGAGAATGCAGAGTTGTCATTGAATCAGATGAGGAGATTGATGGAGCCTTTTCCTGCTTGCTTGACGAGAAAGAAACAG ACGTAGACATGGCTGAGGAGGTAAAGGAAGAGACACAACGGATTTTGAGGAGGGCAAGGAGGCGAAAGAGAAAATTATGCAAcactataattattaattga
- the LOC117619909 gene encoding putative recombination initiation defects 3 isoform X2 gives MKLKINKACDLSSISVLPPHTRRPNAVPNGPQASQLRSQPSEQSFSQGFSSQHGMFSQLSQNSLSDVLTNDQRFGSQERENSVKKIACLPPISHAREESQMQISRSSTNFMRKWSSASGSDHRCQTSEEFEHRIGMMETSLNKFGMILDSVQSDVMQGNKGMKEVSMEMEAMRQKLAAQDNSLQLMSKRQEDFKASFDGGIKSMSEQLSKNNSQDKLQEMFLVLSALPVKIEIIEASLLKSQNKLHDSFVKEMQKMICSQNQNTSIQKCEISSILSPKGVAASRAIPQGKPQPIKSSAVPPKACVQAVVVPKTETGGWKTVKAEKATFSDSGFRKVQKPNRFTSIQKERECRVVIESDEEIDGAFSCLLDEKETDMAEEVKEETQRILRRARRRKRKLCNTIIIN, from the exons ATGAAGTTAAAGATCAACAAGGCCTGCGATCTCAGCTCCATCTCAGTCCTTCCTCCACACACAAG GAGGCCAAATGCTGTGCCAAATGGACCACAAGCATCGCAGCTTCGATCTCAACCATCAGAGCAGTCATTTTCTCAGGGATTCTCATCTCAGCATGGCATGTTTTCTCAGCTCTCTCAGAACTCTCTTAGTGACGTTCTGACCAATGATCAG AGGTTTGGCTCTCAAGAACGAGAGAATTCTGTGAAGAAGATTGCCTGCTTACCCCCAATTAGTCATGCACGTGAAGAGAGTCAAATGCAAATCTCAAGATCTTCCACCAACTTCATGCGCAAGTGGAGTTCTGCGTCTGGTTCAGATCATCGAT GTCAGACTAGTGAGGAATTTGAACACCGGATTGGAATGATGGAAACTTCATTGAATAAGTTTGGAATGATCTTGGATTCAGTCCAGAGTGATGTCATGCAAGGAAACAAAGGAATGAAGGAAGTATCTATGGAGA TGGAAGCGATGCGGCAGAAGTTGGCAGCTCAGGATAACTCATTGCAGTTAATG AGTAAGCGGCAAGAAGATTTCAAAGCTAGTTTTGATGGGGGCATCAAGTCTATGTCTGAACAACTGAGCAAAAATAACTCTCAAGACAAATTACAGGAGATGTTCTTGGTGCTTTCAGCCTTACCAGTAAAAATAGAAATCATAGAAGCATCTTTACTGAAATCACAGAATAAGCTGCATGACTCCTTCGTCAAGGAAATGCAG AAAATGATTTGCAGCCAGAATCAGAATACCTCCATCCAAAAATGTGAAATATCCTCTATACTTTCACCTAAG GGCGTTGCTGCCTCTCGTGCTATTCCACAAGGAAAGCCACAGCCTATTAAAAG CTCAGCTGTGCCTCCAAAGGCTTGTGTGCAAGCAGTTGTAGTTCCAAAGACAGAAACAGGGGGCTGGAAGACTGTTAAGGCGGAAAAAGCTACGTTTAGTGACAGCGGGTTCCGGAAAGTGCAAAAACCTAATAGATTTACTTCCATCCAAAAG GAAAGAGAATGCAGAGTTGTCATTGAATCAGATGAGGAGATTGATGGAGCCTTTTCCTGCTTGCTTGACGAGAAAGAAACAG ACATGGCTGAGGAGGTAAAGGAAGAGACACAACGGATTTTGAGGAGGGCAAGGAGGCGAAAGAGAAAATTATGCAAcactataattattaattga